Proteins encoded by one window of Aphis gossypii isolate Hap1 chromosome X, ASM2018417v2, whole genome shotgun sequence:
- the LOC114127713 gene encoding uncharacterized protein LOC114127713 gives MPQCCSNDIKCKLEIPKMSKTENNIINCDGKNSGKIPRFELIQVIKPSVHFYARARRNMLMDVALVRRELMCLRIHVKMIRKCIIILCYIRAIRKIYLKKKQPFFLNKNHHILYLMKNLSPRFKNKFPLIKEDLNPINPLSYMKK, from the exons ATGCCTCAGTGTTGTTCAAAtgacataaaatgtaaattagaaATCCCCAAAATGtctaaaacagaaaataatataattaa ttgTGATGGAAAGAATTCGGGAAAAATTCCACGTTTTGAACTCATTCAAGTTATTAAACCGTCAGTCCATTTTTATGCTAGAGCCAGAAgaaat atgttaATGGATGTGGCCTTAGTTAGACGAGAATTGATGTGTTTAAGGATACATGTCAAGATGATAAGGAAATGCATTATAATTCTGTGCTACATTAGGgctataagaaaaatttatttgaagaaGAAGCAGCCATTTTTCTTGAACAAAAATCACCATATATTGTATCTCATGAAAAACTTATCTCCAAG gtttaaaaataaatttccacTGATAAAAGAAGATTTGAATCCGATAAATCCCTTATCATACATGAAGAAATAA
- the LOC114127724 gene encoding GILT-like protein 3: MNMKTCFAFLICIMSIAVMNATTDAPVPQQNKLDLAIYYSARSTDSIKFILTKLKPLYCKIQKYVILNLVPFGKGYSTNIGFFCQNGRIECRANTIHNCVFDKLSRNSTAHMEYLSCALKHVDNTIHIEEMCAGRIGLSIDEIQSCATSREGYLLMLEAEIQTKDQTHGPRFVPSFVFDEFYNERDQRLATTDFEAILCEKLINDHGLTNVCNNINNVLRVNEVC; encoded by the exons ATGAACATGAAGACTTgctttgcatttttaatttgcataatGAGTATTGCCGTAATGAACGCCACAACCGATGCTCCAGTACCTCAGCAAAATAAA ttggaTTTGGCAATTTACTACAGTGCACGCTCTACAGATagcataaaattcattttaacaaaacttaAGCCACTCTActgcaaaatacaaaaatatgtgattTTAAACTTGGTGCCTTTTGGTAAAGGTTAt AGCACAAATATTGGATTCTTTTGCCAGAATGGCCGTATTGAATGTCGCgctaatacaatacataattgtGTGTTTGACAAATTGTCTAGAAATTCTACAGCTCATATGGAATACTTGAGTTGTGCATTGAAACACGTggataatacaatacatatcgAAGAAATG TGTGCTGGTCGTATTGGACTCAGCATAGATGAAATTCAATCATGTGCTACTAGCCGAGAGGGCTATTTGCTAATGCTGGAGGCTGAAATACAAACTAAAGATCAAACACATGGACCTCGCTTTGTGCCTTCTTTTGTATTTGATGAa ttttacaacGAACGGGATCAAAGACTCGCAACTACTGACTTTGAAGCAATACTTtgtgaaaaattaatcaatgacCATGGGTTAACAAATGTTtgcaataacattaataatgttttaagagTTAATgaagtttgttaa
- the LOC126552151 gene encoding uncharacterized protein LOC126552151 isoform X2: protein MNSRPTKQQMKLLVDLLALDPQLMAGKFSTTFTSKLAKARWEAIATQLNGLPGVEKTSSKWKKAWQDTKATAKSKAAAIKRHSNGTGGGPPCTITMSDVQLNAIAQVSDVAVTGHTESSESLVEIVYENETFQLDTSQMDSELVEIIPGDELLFEVPDASYQPLDNTSIMPETLVSINPEPKISQRPNLIKTTKLKQLENHNEAANNLADIALQKLELKKEYYAKKIKLMDEHTVTLNNINNILSIFF from the exons ATGAATAG CAGGCCAACAAAACAACAAATGAAGTTGTTGGTTGACCTTTTGGCTCTCGACCCCCAACTAATGGCCGGTAAATTTTCAACCACGTTTACCTCAAAACTAGCGAAAGCAAGATGGGAAGCTATAGCGACCCAACTTAATGGGTTGCCGGGCGTAGAAAAAACATCAAGCAAATGGAAAAag GCATGGCAAGATACCAAGGCAACAGCCAAAAGTAAGGCTGCAGCTATTAAACGGCATAGTAATGGAACCGGGGGTGGGCCTCCCTGTACCATTACTATGTCAGATGTCCAGTTGAATGCCATTGCTCAAGTAAGTGATGTTGCTGTAACTGGCCATACAGAAAGTTCTGAGTCTCTGGTAGAAATTGTTTATGAAAATGAAACTTttcaattag ATACTTCTCAAATGGATAGCGAGTTGGTTGAAATTATCCCAGGAGATGAAT tgttGTTTGAAGTCCCAGATGCATCTTATCAGCCACTGGATAATACATCCATAATGCCAGAAACATTAGTTTCCATTAATCCAGAACCCAAAATTAGTCAAAGACCAA atcttataaaaacaactaaattaaaacagtTAGAGAATCATAATGAAGCTGCAAACAACTTAGCGGACATTGCACTTCAGAaactagaattaaaaaaagaatattatgcaaagaaaattaaattgatggaCGAGCACACTGTcactttaaataacataaataatattttgtcaatttttttttaa
- the LOC126552151 gene encoding uncharacterized protein LOC126552151 isoform X1, with translation MNSCFWFIVIMSAPIKSRPTKQQMKLLVDLLALDPQLMAGKFSTTFTSKLAKARWEAIATQLNGLPGVEKTSSKWKKAWQDTKATAKSKAAAIKRHSNGTGGGPPCTITMSDVQLNAIAQVSDVAVTGHTESSESLVEIVYENETFQLDTSQMDSELVEIIPGDELLFEVPDASYQPLDNTSIMPETLVSINPEPKISQRPNLIKTTKLKQLENHNEAANNLADIALQKLELKKEYYAKKIKLMDEHTVTLNNINNILSIFF, from the exons ATGAATAG ttgtttttggtttattgtaataatgagtGCTCCAATAAAAAGCAGGCCAACAAAACAACAAATGAAGTTGTTGGTTGACCTTTTGGCTCTCGACCCCCAACTAATGGCCGGTAAATTTTCAACCACGTTTACCTCAAAACTAGCGAAAGCAAGATGGGAAGCTATAGCGACCCAACTTAATGGGTTGCCGGGCGTAGAAAAAACATCAAGCAAATGGAAAAag GCATGGCAAGATACCAAGGCAACAGCCAAAAGTAAGGCTGCAGCTATTAAACGGCATAGTAATGGAACCGGGGGTGGGCCTCCCTGTACCATTACTATGTCAGATGTCCAGTTGAATGCCATTGCTCAAGTAAGTGATGTTGCTGTAACTGGCCATACAGAAAGTTCTGAGTCTCTGGTAGAAATTGTTTATGAAAATGAAACTTttcaattag ATACTTCTCAAATGGATAGCGAGTTGGTTGAAATTATCCCAGGAGATGAAT tgttGTTTGAAGTCCCAGATGCATCTTATCAGCCACTGGATAATACATCCATAATGCCAGAAACATTAGTTTCCATTAATCCAGAACCCAAAATTAGTCAAAGACCAA atcttataaaaacaactaaattaaaacagtTAGAGAATCATAATGAAGCTGCAAACAACTTAGCGGACATTGCACTTCAGAaactagaattaaaaaaagaatattatgcaaagaaaattaaattgatggaCGAGCACACTGTcactttaaataacataaataatattttgtcaatttttttttaa